In the Mesorhizobium sp. WSM2240 genome, TCGATGTCGTCGCTGAACACTGCCCATTCGATCGGCGGGACCACCCTGCGCACACGCTCGTACAGGTGTGCGGCCGAAGGCATGGCGGCGGTCATGGACGGCTCCAATTATACTCAATGCGAATATAACTGGCATATTCTTGATGTGAGTATAAGAGTCAACCCCGCGCCAGCGGCAATTTTGCTCCAGCGACTGCCCCCTCTTCGAGCACGGCGTGGCGGAAGCGATAAAGCTTCGCCGGTCGGCCTCCCGTCTCCACGCTGGTCTCGCCAGTCTCCTCGACCAACTCGTGCTGCTCGATGAGGCGACGGAAGTTCGACTTGTGGATCAGCCTGCCGGCGAGCGCTTCCACGGTTCGTTGCAGTTGAAGAAGAGTAAAGGCCGGCGGCATCAGTTCAAAGACGACCGGCCGGTATTTGATCTTGGAGCGCAGCCGCGCAATACCCGTCGCCAGGATACGGCGATGATCAGCGATCATGGACTTTCCAGGAACCGGCGGGGCAACCGAACCGCGCGTCGCCTCTTCCACCAGGGCTGCTTCATAAAGCAACTCGTAGCGTTTGAGGGCGAGGTCCTCGTTCCACGGGCGGCCGTCGAAGCCGAAGGCGATCGCCGCCCGCCGTCGGCGCTCGAGGCGCGTCGCGACATCGTCCGCGCTATCGGCCCACCTGATCAGGCGAGGCCGCAGGAGGTCCGATACGATCGGCGGCGTCCCTGCACGGTGGTCCTCCCACGGAAAGTAGTCGTACCAGCTTTGCCAGCCGGACCTGGACGGCGCCGTTGCATGTTCTTTGCGGGTGAGTGCGAGATAACTGATTGAGATGACGCGCCGCTCAAGCTCGGTGCTGGCCCGGTCACGGTCGGCAAATGTGTAGAGCTGCTCGATATAACCGAGCGGGTGTCCGGTCTGCTCTTCGACCCACGCCCTCAAACCGGACTGCAGCGATCGGTGCTCGAGCGCAAGCGGACCGGAGGGCAAGGTGTCCGTCTGTCCGATGGTGAGGACACAGGGCTCATTTTCGCTGACCGCAACCACAACGGCCGTCAGGTCGACCTTGGCAGTGTCGGCCTTGCCCCCAGCTCTGCCTTTCCTCATCCCTTTTGCGCGATCATCCATGATCCCTGAACTGATTGGGCCAGGCTCGGCTGAGTAAGCAGCTGAACCGATTTAATTTGGTTTCCACGATAATTGTCGGCGCGTCAACACCACCCGCGGTGACGATTTAGCTCTTCGCACCTGCACAAAAATATGCCAAACGCGACACCCGCGATTGGTAACGTTAGGGAAGGATGCCTCTATTGAGTGCGACTGCTAACACCAAGACGATCACACCGCCGGATATTGGTGCGCGCAAGGGTGGGACGCCGCTCGTCTGCCTTACCGCCTATACGACCCCGGTAGCCCGGCTGGTCGATCCCCATTGCGATGTGGTCCTTGTGGGTGACAGCGTCGGCATGGTGCTGCATGGCCTGCCGTCCACTCTCGGCGTGACGGTCGAGATGATGATCATGCACGGAAAGGCCGTGCGACGCGGCCTGGAGCAGGCGCTGATGGTCGTTGACATGCCGTTCGGCTCCTACGAGGAAAGCGCCGAGCAGGCTTTCCGCAATGCGGCTCGGATAATGGCCGAAACCGGCGCCGCGGCCGTCAAGCTCGAAGGCGGCGAGACGATGGCCGAGACGATCCGCTTCCTGGCCGATCGCGGCGTCCCGGTGATGGCCCATGTCGGGCTGACGCCGCAGGCGGTCAACGCCTTCGGCGGGTATCGCGTGCAGGGCAGGGGCGAGGATGCCGAGCGCATCAGGCGCGATGCCCTTGCGGTGGCCGAGGCGGGCGCCTTCGCGGTCGTGCTGGAAAAGGTGCCAGAGACGCTCGCCCGCCTCATCACGGAAGAGGTCGCCATCCCGACGATCGGCATTGGGGCGTCATCTGCCTGTGACGGGCAGATCCTGGTCGTTGACGACATGCTCGGCCTGTTCGGCGACTTCCGCCCGAAATTCGTCAGGCGTTATGCCGAATTGGGGGAGGCCGCTTCGGGGGCGATAGCGGCCTATGCGCATGAGGTGAGGGAGCGCAAATTTCCAGGGCCCGAGCATGTGTTCGGCGATGCGCCAAAGACCGTCAAAGGAGGGGAAGCCGCATGACCGTACCGATCGTCCGCACCGTCGCGGAACTGCGCGATGCCGTGGCCTCATGGCGCAGGCAGGGTCTGAAGGTCGCCGTCGTGCCGACCATGGGCGCCCTGCATGGGGGCCATCTCAGCCTGGTGCGCGCCGCATTCGGTCGCGCCGACAGGGTGATCGTGACGCTCTTCGTTAATCCGAAGCAGTTCAACAGCCAGGCCGACCTCGCCGCCTATCCACGAACGGAGCACGAGGACGCCGCCAAGCTCGCACCACTCAATGCCCATCTGCTCTACGCCCCGCATGCCTCTGAGATGTATCCGGAAGGCTTTGCATCCACCGTTTCGGTGAGCGGGGTTAGTGAGGGTATGTGCGGCGCGTTCCGCCCCGGCCATTTCGAGGGCGTGGCGACCGTTGTGGCCAAGCTGTTCCTGCAGACCGGCGCCGACTTCGCTTTTTTCGGCGAAAAGGACTTTCAGCAGCTTCACGTCGTCAAGCGTATGGTCCGGGATTTGGATATTCCGATCACCGTCGTCGCTTGTCCGACAGTCCGCGAAGCCGATGGTCTCGCCCTATCATCGCGCAATGTCCGGCTCTCGCCAGCCGAGCGGGCCATTGCCCCAAGACTGCCATCGGTCTTACTCGAGACGGCTAAGCGACTTGCACGCGGCTCTGCCATCGTGCCAACGCTTGCCGAAGCGCGCGCAGCAATTCTGGCTGCCGGCTACCGCGACGTCGAATACCTGGAACTTCGCGGGGAAACAGATCTGCAATCGTTGGAAAGCCTTGAACGACCAGCGCGCCTGCTTGCAGCAGCCTGGCTTGGCGAAACGCGGCTCATCGACAACGTCAGAACATCGCCGACCGTTTCGACAGGCGAGTAAGATTCGCGACGTGGGACGCAAAGGGTTCTTCAGCAGAGGTAAGGAAGCACTGGGGGCGGTGATGGCGACAGATCGGATCGGTGCGCGATTGTTTGCCCATCGCTGCGGATCCTGTTCGCTGCACGCAGCAGATTGGCTGCGCTCATGCCGTGAGCTTGATCGTCGCGTCGACATGTCGGGACGGCGCACAGCAGAGAAACCGAGGCATTGAGTTCAAGGCGTCAAGCAGGACATGCAAATTGTTTTTGAGACGTTTCTGGAAAAGCTGTCGGAAAGCGTCGACGAGGCGGACTTCCGCGAAGCCATGGCTGGCACGGCCGCATGCCTTGATCTGATCACCTTCGCCTATCTGTCGTTGCCGCCGCAACTTTCCGGCGAGCCCAAGCTGATCTCGAACTATCCCGCTCGCTGGACCGCGCACTACCTGCAAAACCGGTATCAGAAGATCGATCCAGTCATCATGCGTGCACGTTGTGGCGGATGCCCGTTTCGGTGGGGATCGAATATGGGCTGCGTTGTGACATCACAGGTCCAGCAGAGGCTGTTCGATGAAGCAGCCGAGTTCGGCATCCGCTGTGGCTTGACGATCCCGATTGTCGATCGCCGCGGCTGCTTTGCCGCGGGTACCTTTGCCGCTGATGAGCCCAATCCGGCATTTCTCCGGGTCGCCGAACGGTATGAACAAGCTCTTCAGCTCATGGCGACCTGCTTTCATGTCTGCGTTCGCCACAGACTGGCCGGCACTCGTACGGTGGACGGCGTTTTGCTGACGCCGCGTGAATATGAGTGTCTGCAGTGGGCGGCGCGCGGCAAGTCCGCCTCAGATATCGCCTGCATCTTGGGCATCAAGCCGCGCACCGCCGACTTTCATCTGGAGAATGCCAAGAAGAAGCTCGGCGTGCGCACCAAAAATCAGGCCGTCGCGCTGCTGGCCTCCTCACGATCGTCGATTCTCTGAAACGCTTCCGGGGTTGCTGCCCGTGGTGCAAGCGGTCCGCTCTTGTGCAACTGATCGAGCAATCTTCTGTATGGGCTTTGAACGCCCCATTTTTCAAAAAGCCGCTGGCTGTATGATGATTCGCGGATCAGGCCCAAATCCGGGTCGGAGCGCGCTTGATTGGTCAGCTGGCGAACAAGTCCTTGTAGCCGGTCGTTACCATCCAGTTCGCACGGTCGAGATGACTGCGAAGGGCCTTGCGGGCGCGCTCCGGTTCGCGTGCCGGATCAATGCCCAGGATAACATGGGCCATTTCCTCTTCAGGGGCGCCGTCGGCCGAAGCATCAAGCAGCTGCATATAGGTCGTGAAATGCTCTTTGTCGTAAGCTGTGAGGCTTTCCGACCACGGGACTTCGTCGGCAATCGGCGTGTTCGATTTAGGCTGTAACATCGCTGGATTCTACCTCCGGACAATGGCCTCCGCGAAGCCCTCCGCCAGCGGATTCGGACGCTCAATGTGGATTACATATTATAGTTGATAAACTCAAGCTGCCCGATCGGATGGCTTGTCGTGCATGGATATGCGCAAGTTGGTCGGGCGGAATGTGCAGAGGATCAGGCAAAGGAAGCGTCTGACTCAAGAGCAGCTTGCCGAGATTTCCGGGTTCAGCCAGCAGTACATCAGCGGCTTGGAGAAAGGCCGAAGAAATCCGACCATCATCACGATCTATGAACTGGCATCGGCCCTCGGCGTCAGCCACACGGATCTGGTTCGGCCCGATAGACAAGGCCTGACACAACCAACGTCCAAATAGTTGCCCCGCGCCCGCGCCTGACGCGGCCGCGTGACCGAGGGTGGAAGCGGGGCGGCCGCCCTCTCGACGACGGCTTCTTGAAGTATCACCCCACAAACGGCGTCTTCAAGTGTCGCACCACAATCGGCTGCCATGGCATCCGGCAACTGCCGGGTGCAAGCTTGTTGATGAGGACCGGGCTGGGGTGCTGCGCACCTGTTGTCTGACAACGATTGATCAAGCACCCATTCGCGGATTGGCTACCGCACGACCCTTTCCGTCGTGGACCTTCCCCCTTCAATTTGAGCGGGCATCGGTTACTCCCTGCCCCCGCGCCGTATCGAGGATTGTCCGTGTCAATAAGGGCGCGCAGCACGCCAGCCAAGTCCCTGTTTCTATTCCTTCGTCACCTCCGTGTTTTTGCTGCCCGCGCGCTCCGGGCTCCGCAACCCCGACCAGCTTCGCCCTCCGCGCGCTACCCTCGTGCCTCTCGCCAGGCGAGGGGAACTGACGTGCTATGTCCCAGACGAACCCGGCCAGCTCGCGGGCGATTGCGGTGACGATCTTGACCGTCCGCTTACCCGAGGCCGCCAATCTCCGAAACTTGCCGCAGAGACGAACCTGCGCCTTCCATGCGATCGAGCGGATACGGTCGGGAATCTTGGCGCTGCGCCCCCGCAGCGCCTGGCCCTCACCAGCAGGGAAGCGACAATGCCATGCCGATTCAATCAGCATGGAACGTGCGGCTGCGTTGCCGGTGCGCGTGATCTCGCCGCGCTTGGTGGCGTTGCGCACGTGTTGCGGCGCAACGAGGCGGTGCCGGTGCCCAGCGCGGCAGCCGGTCGTGACTGAGAGGATGGTTCCGGAACACCGAACGGCAGAGGCTACGAGCTGATGGAATTTCGACCGTGAAGGCCGTGTTCGCGGTGCGGTACCTGCGTTGGAGGCTGAGCAGCGATTTTAGCGACAGCCTTGTGGAAACGCTGCCCAGCCAGGCCGCAGTTTTTCAACCGACAGGGGAAAGATTGGCAGTTGTTGGGCACCGCCGTGTCTCGCGGACACGATCCGCCGGTGTTCGGGAGTGCGTACTTCCGGACGGCGGAAAATCAGCCGCGGCGGTCCACATCGCCAAGCTGCCTACCCTGCCGTCGCAACCGGGCCCTATCGATTCTAAGCAAGGTCGAATGCCAGACCCTGCGGATGGCGTTAAAGATAAGTAGCATTTCTTCGTTCCTATGCAGCCCACCGCCAGGACGTCAAAAGCCCTCCACCATCTCATTCCGATCTTCAGTCAGCCAATTTCATCGTGCTTCAAAAATAGCTATCGACCCGAATCGGGTCGGTATCAGTCTGTTTTTTTCGCTGCCTATGCAAGGCGTTTTTGAGCGCCGTCCTTCGCACGGTGCCCTTCTGCGTTTGCGGCTGCGGCGGGGCGATGCGGAAGCAGCGCAGGATCGCCGTTCCGTCGTTGGGGAAGAGTGCCTGAAATGGCCGCGTGCGCGGCAAGTCGGCTTGGAATGTCAGCCAAAATCTGGGATTTTCTAGGCGCACCACTTCCATCCGGGAATTGTAAAACGAACGCATGGCGTGCGAACGATCAAGCGGGCCGTTGGATGGCTGGCTGCCTCCGGTCAGGCAAGATCCCGATTCTCCGCCACGATAGCTGTAAACGTCAACAGGCTGCATCGATGTCAGCTTTGCCCTTCGATGGCGGCAACACATCCCGCACGGAGGCGATTATGATGCAGCTGATAAGCCCTGACCTCTGCAATGAGTTCGCAAGCGAGCTCAAAGAGATGCACGGGCTAAGGTATCGGGTTTTCAAAGAACGGCTCGATTGGGAAGTTCAGACCAACGGCGAAATGGAAACAGACGCATTTGATGATCTCAAACCAGTCTATCTGCTTCTCAAGGGATCGGACTGGCGAATCCGCGGGTGCGTTCGCCTTTTGCCCACCACCGGACCCACGATGTTGCGCGACACATTCCCGGGGCTGCTGGGTGCTGACGTTATGCCCTCGACTCCCGGAATATGGGAAAGCAGCCGTTTCGCGCTCGACCTCCCTCCATCAGCGCCCAAGGCGGCGGGCGGGCTGGCCCAAGCAACCTACGAGCTCTTCGCCGGCATGATCGAGTTCGGCTTGGCCAACAATCTGACCGGGATGGTGACGGTGACCGATACGCGTGTGGAACGGATCCTTCGCCTCGCAACATGGCCATTGTCGCGCATGGGACAGCCGAGACCCGTCGGCAAAACGGAGGCTGTGGCCGGCTTTCTCGAGATTTCCCACGCGAGCCTTTTGCGCATCCGCTGGAGGGGACGCCTGAGCGGACCGGTACTGTGGCAACCGGCTCTTAGCCGCTCAGCATAGCGCCGGATATCCAAACCGTGAACAATGCTCGTTTGCCCATGCGCGCAACGGAGTGTCGTCAGGCTGGCCGGACTGGCGCCATCGCTCAGCTTACGACTATGCAAGTCGGTTGCCACGCACCGCCTGGGCCTGGGAATTTCTTCGGCGCAATCCGCAATTCCAGCGCGACCGCACCAAACGGCGCCGCCCGCGTTCATTGCCCGAAGACGCGCCGAAATGATGATTATCGAACTGAAGACACGAGCCTCCCGCCCACGCAATGGAATCTCCTGTTTCGCGGACGCCCCGCAGTTGGACGCCACGTCAGCAAGGGTGTTTTGGGATCCGCGCAATTGCGCGCACATCCTGCAAGCGGCTGCGGAGCCGTTGGGCGCGAGCGCGGCTTTGAACTGCTGGACCTTTCTTCACTGTCCTGCGGTAAGGACATTCTGCTGACGTTGGCGGAAATGCAGCATGTGCTGCTGAGACAGGACTGCCGTAGCCTGCAAATCGCCGTTTCCGCTGCCTCCGTGCTCCGCCCGGTCCGGCTACGCGTCGACGCGATCGTGCCGCCGCAGCGCTTGAACTCCTACATCGCTGCCCTTCAGCGCCTGAATGAGATCCACGGCAGCGACCGCCTGGCGGCCGCTTACTGTCCACCGGAGCCTCGCGGAGAGGGTGTCTGCGTGTCGTGCTCCAGGCCTTTGGATAGCTCACTTGCAGGGGCATCCCATCAGGAGATCGCCATAGGCCTGTTCGGGCGACCGCGTGTCGAACAGGATTAGTCTCATCAAGGCGGCCATCTTCGCGATCAGGTCCGTCGCGCCGTCCGACGCGGCCGCTACCTGATGGGTGGCGGCGATAGGCCGTTCCTCACTTAGTTCAAGGGACAAAGCCCGCGCCAGTTGGCAAGCAGATCCCGGTCGCGGCTTGTTCACGAACATGGCAGTCTCGACGCTTCGAGATCATCGGCGGACGGCGGCGTTGCCAAGGCGTAAAGACCATCGCCGATGAAGGCCTGGCGGCCGAGACCCGGGTTGCGCCATCATGGAACCGGGCCAAATGCGGCCGCTCGAAGCCGCGCTAATCGAGAACATCGCCCGGCTCGACTCCAGATGAAGTTTCCAAGGGAGACTTCATCCGGCTGCTCAAAAGACAGGTCGCAAACGCGGCACGCCAGCGAAAACTTTTTCGCTGTTGCAGCCGTGACCGTCTCTTGCTTGTGCGATGGCACGACGCCTTGTCAAAGCCGTTTGCGAGCTGACTGAGCATGGCGACCGTGGGCTTGTGTCAAGATGCTGAACAACGAGGGATTTGGATTTTGAGTATCCACAGTGTCGATGGTTCTCCATCCAAACAATCGATTTTGCCGATCTTGCCGAGTGCTACTAGAAGGCACCGAATTTCACCCGGATCCGGCGCGAAATCGCCGGCCTCGGCTATGATCCAGCCCCGAATTGAGACGGCGGCGCGAGCAGCGTATCTCTTAACTCCCTACTTTTAGGAACCGCAAACGCTAGCGAATGAAGAAGTCCCTAACCGCTCAGTCCAGACCTGCCAATCCGAACTGACCATCGAAGAAATGCAAGCAAATAACGGATCTAGTCGGCGCCAAGCTTGAGAGTCCGGCGCTTCGACTGGACTTACGAGACAGGGCAGCAGGAGGAGCTTTCCGTGATCACGAGAATTCCGATTCGGATCGAGCTGGAAGCGCTTAACTCGCGAGTCATCGAGCTGTTCGAACAATCTCTCCACGTGTATTCAGTAATCGAGGAATGCTATGCTGTTGCTGGCAATACCGATTACCTTTTGTTCGTCTCCGTGAAGGAGGTCCAGGAGTTCGAGGCGATACACCGGAACGTTCTTTCAAAGCTACCCGGTGTGAAGAAGATTAAGGCCGAGATCCCCTTGCGGCGCGTTCTCCCGACTTGATGGAAAGTGCTCCATCAGCCGAGCTGATAAGACGTTGGATGTGCCACCATCACGCCGCGGGAGCGAAGCGTCCAACTGGCGCTCGCCTTCGGCACCGCTTTCAAAAAGTTTCTGGAGGGAGGCAGTTACAGGCACGTGAACGGACCATCGGAGGCAAGGAAGTGTCGCTTCCACAAGCCCTCGGGTGCGTCCGGGACGAAGCGGGAAAGAGGTGCTGCGGGTTGTTGTCACGCTGAATGAAGTGCCGCGGCCCCGCGAGTGCACTTCAACAGGACAGCAGCAAATGCCGTTGCTGCCGCACTGAGCGCGGCAAGGCGTAATCCGCCGTAAATCCTGCTAAGCAGCCCAGCGATCGTTGTTTTCCACGATCGCCAGCAAGCCAGCCTTGTCTTGGACGCCGTTTTCGAACGCGGCAATAAGTGCTTTCGCCAAATAGCTCGCAGCTGGAGAGTCCGCCGCTATCTCGTTATGTGCGCACACCTCGTTGAAGACTTCCTTCAAGACCGCGATATCAAGGGAAGTGAGATAGGTGCACTTTGACATCGCATATTCCTCCCAAAATGGCTGAGGCATTAACTCACAATACGCGTCCCTCCCGTCATAAATGTGACGGGTGAGTGCATGATTGGTACGGAGTGTGCCCGGCGCCCGCCGCCGGCAAAACGAGAATGGCTGATGATCCGGCAAGGGGATATGCCACGGGCCTTACCGCCGTCGGCCGGCGATTTCGTCCATTCGTTGGAACCGCCGGTCGGGATCAGGCAGCGCGTAGTTCCGGACGCTTGCTTCAACTCGCCCATATCAACAGTCTCAATTGGGGTTTTGAACATCGCGGCCTTCGGCAATTCCTTCGCCCGCCAACGGGACCGGCATCAGGGCTATCATCCCGGCGAGGAGTCCGGTAACCGCAATGATCTTGGACTGGAGACGCTGGTTTGCACCTGTGGCCAGGTACGATGCGCAGTGGGCCTCGCGGCTTCGCTGTTGCGCTGCAGATCACGCGAGCTCCGCGTTGTCTGGACGTTTCCATCCACCGACTGCGCCTCACGGGCGAGGGCGGTCCGAATGAGGGTGGTGCGACGACATGGCGTTCCGCGAACTCGACTGATGATTGGCTTCAGGATGGCGCGACGGCGACGATCTGATGTCACAAGCTGAAATGCGGGCATCGGGGGCCCTTGGACCTCAAAGCGCTCAAGTGACGGTTGGGCGGCCGCCGCGGCATGCTGCTGGACGAGATCAAATCATGTGCTGGCTTGCCGGGCCCCGATAGCAATACTCAACCCGGCAGATCACCTCGCCGAAGATCGTGCCCTTCTCGTTGAACCTCTGAGATCCGCCAGGACCGCATCGGTCAGCGCGGCGCCGTCGGACACGACGGTGCCGAGCAGTCCGAACTCGCGCGGAGCCTCTTTAGGCCCCGTAGATGCCACGATTTCCGACATAGCCATCGCCCGCTTCTCCCCGCAGTCAAATTTCGACACAGCGGCCGATGGACCGCAGGAAGGCGACGATCCTCGGTAGCAAGTGATCGCGCTCACCAAACATCTCATGGATCTCACGCAGCCGCGGCTCGATCGCTGCCCGTTCGTGCAGTGACAAATCGGCGTCGCCGAATACGTATCCTTCGTGGCCGACAGCGCAGATGTAGCAACCCGCGTCAATGACCGCTTGCACGAATCGTGGGATATCGGCCTCTTGCATCACCCTGACCGTATACAGCACGGAACGCGGAGGCAACAGGCGGGACAATCCGGATCATCTCCGTTCGTCGGTGCCGATAGCCGACGCCATGATGTATGTTGAGGTGGAATTTGCCCGCCTCTCCAGCAGGGCCGAGCAGATTTGCTGGACGCACCATGTTGACGTTCGCGGCGACAGGCGACCCGACGACAATCTAACCATCTTCCTGACAGCCGGGCAGGCTATCGATCTTTCCTTCGCATGGCAG is a window encoding:
- the panB gene encoding 3-methyl-2-oxobutanoate hydroxymethyltransferase encodes the protein MSATANTKTITPPDIGARKGGTPLVCLTAYTTPVARLVDPHCDVVLVGDSVGMVLHGLPSTLGVTVEMMIMHGKAVRRGLEQALMVVDMPFGSYEESAEQAFRNAARIMAETGAAAVKLEGGETMAETIRFLADRGVPVMAHVGLTPQAVNAFGGYRVQGRGEDAERIRRDALAVAEAGAFAVVLEKVPETLARLITEEVAIPTIGIGASSACDGQILVVDDMLGLFGDFRPKFVRRYAELGEAASGAIAAYAHEVRERKFPGPEHVFGDAPKTVKGGEAA
- the panC gene encoding pantoate--beta-alanine ligase → MTVPIVRTVAELRDAVASWRRQGLKVAVVPTMGALHGGHLSLVRAAFGRADRVIVTLFVNPKQFNSQADLAAYPRTEHEDAAKLAPLNAHLLYAPHASEMYPEGFASTVSVSGVSEGMCGAFRPGHFEGVATVVAKLFLQTGADFAFFGEKDFQQLHVVKRMVRDLDIPITVVACPTVREADGLALSSRNVRLSPAERAIAPRLPSVLLETAKRLARGSAIVPTLAEARAAILAAGYRDVEYLELRGETDLQSLESLERPARLLAAAWLGETRLIDNVRTSPTVSTGE
- a CDS encoding LuxR family transcriptional regulator; the protein is MQIVFETFLEKLSESVDEADFREAMAGTAACLDLITFAYLSLPPQLSGEPKLISNYPARWTAHYLQNRYQKIDPVIMRARCGGCPFRWGSNMGCVVTSQVQQRLFDEAAEFGIRCGLTIPIVDRRGCFAAGTFAADEPNPAFLRVAERYEQALQLMATCFHVCVRHRLAGTRTVDGVLLTPREYECLQWAARGKSASDIACILGIKPRTADFHLENAKKKLGVRTKNQAVALLASSRSSIL
- a CDS encoding DUF2285 domain-containing protein, which produces MLQPKSNTPIADEVPWSESLTAYDKEHFTTYMQLLDASADGAPEEEMAHVILGIDPAREPERARKALRSHLDRANWMVTTGYKDLFAS
- a CDS encoding helix-turn-helix transcriptional regulator is translated as MDMRKLVGRNVQRIRQRKRLTQEQLAEISGFSQQYISGLEKGRRNPTIITIYELASALGVSHTDLVRPDRQGLTQPTSK
- a CDS encoding acyl-homoserine-lactone synthase — translated: MMQLISPDLCNEFASELKEMHGLRYRVFKERLDWEVQTNGEMETDAFDDLKPVYLLLKGSDWRIRGCVRLLPTTGPTMLRDTFPGLLGADVMPSTPGIWESSRFALDLPPSAPKAAGGLAQATYELFAGMIEFGLANNLTGMVTVTDTRVERILRLATWPLSRMGQPRPVGKTEAVAGFLEISHASLLRIRWRGRLSGPVLWQPALSRSA
- a CDS encoding DUF6499 domain-containing protein yields the protein MSSGWPDWRHRSAYDYASRLPRTAWAWEFLRRNPQFQRDRTKRRRPRSLPEDAPK
- a CDS encoding Lrp/AsnC ligand binding domain-containing protein; its protein translation is MITRIPIRIELEALNSRVIELFEQSLHVYSVIEECYAVAGNTDYLLFVSVKEVQEFEAIHRNVLSKLPGVKKIKAEIPLRRVLPT